One window from the genome of Panthera leo isolate Ple1 chromosome D3, P.leo_Ple1_pat1.1, whole genome shotgun sequence encodes:
- the SOCS6 gene encoding suppressor of cytokine signaling 6 — translation MKKISLKTFRKSFNLNKSKEETDFMVVQQPSLASDFGKDDSLFGSCYGKDMASCDLHSEDEKGGKSRSKSESLMGTLKRRLSAKQKQKGKGSAPSGSSADEDTFSSSSAPLVFKDVRAQRPIRSTSLRNHHYSPTPWPLRPTNSEETCIKMEVRVKALVHSSSPSPALNGVRKDFHDLQSETACQEQSSSLKSSESHNGDLHLHLDEHVPVVIGLMPQDYIQYTVPLDEGMYPLEGSRSYCLDSSSPMEVSAVPPQVGGSSFAEDENQVDQDLVVAPEIFVDQAVNGLLIGTTGVMLQSPRASHDDAPPLSPLLPPMQTNQIQRNFGGLTGTDAHVAESMRCHLNFDPNSAPGVARVYDSVQSSGPMVVTSLTEELKKLAKQGWYWGPITRWEAEGKLANVPDGSFLVRDSSDDRYLLSLSFRSHGKTLHTRIEHSNGRFSFYEQPDVEGHTSIVDLIEHSIRDSENGAFCYSRSRLPGSATYPVRLTNPVSRFMQVRSLQYLCRFVIRQYTRIDLIQKLPLPNKMKDYLQEKHY, via the coding sequence ATGAAGAAAATTAGTCTTAAAACCTTCCGAAAATCTTTCAACTTgaataaaagtaaagaagaaacgGATTTCATGGTAGTGCAGCAACCGTCACTGGCCAGTGATTTCGGGAAAGATGACTCCTTGTTTGGTAGCTGCTACGGTAAAGACATGGCCAGCTGCGATCTCCACAGCGAAGATGAAAAGGGTGGGAAGAGTCGATCCAAGAGCGAAAGCCTGATGGGTACGTTAAAACGACGGCTGTCTGcgaaacagaagcagaaaggcAAGGGCAGCGCGCCCTCCGGGAGCTCGGCTGACGAGgacaccttctcctcctcctcggcGCCCCTGGTCTTCAAAGACGTGAGAGCCCAGAGGCCCATCAGGTCCACTTCGCTCCGCAACCATCACTACAGCCCTACGCCGTGGCCTCTGCGACCCACGAACTCGGAGGAGACGTGCATCAAGATGGAGGTGAGGGTCAAAGCCTTGGTTCACTCTTCCAGCCCGAGCCCAGCCCTGAACGGGGTTCGGAAGGATTTTCACGACCTCCAGTCGGAGACGGCGTGCCAGGAGCAGAGTAGTTCACTCAAGAGTTCAGAGTCTCACAACGGAGACTTGCATCTTCACCTTGATGAACATGTGCCTGTAGTTATCGGACTTATGCCTCAGGACTACATTCAGTATACTGTGCCTTTAGACGAGGGGATGTACCCTCTGGAAGGGTCGCGTAGCTATTGTCTGGACAGCTCTTCTCCCATGGAAGTCTCTGCGGTCCCTCCGCAAGTGGGAGGGAGCTCCTTCGCCGAAGACGAGAATCAGGTAGACCAGGACCTAGTGGTGGCCCCAGAGATCTTTGTGGATCAGGCGGTGAACGGCTTGTTGATTGGCACCACGGGAGTCATGTTGCAGAGCCCGAGAGCGAGTCACGACGATGCCCCCCCACTCTCACCGTTGCTACCTCCAATGCAGACCAATCAGATCCAAAGGAACTTCGGTGGGCTCACCGGCACAGATGCCCACGTGGCGGAAAGCATGCGCTGTCATTTGAATTTTGATCCTAACTCTGCCCCTGGGGTTGCAAGAGTTTACGACTCGGTGCAGAGTAGTGGTCCCATGGTTGTGACGAGCCTTACGGAGGAGCTGAAAAAACTGGCGAAACAAGGATGGTACTGGGGACCGATCACACGctgggaggcagaagggaagcTAGCAAACGTGCCAGATGGTTCTTTTCTTGTTCGGGATAGTTCTGATGACCGTTACCTTTTAAGCTTGAGCTTTCGCTCCCATGGCAAAACACTTCACACGAGAATTGAACACTCAAACGGTAGATTTAGCTTTTATGAACAGCCGGATGTGGAAGGACATACGTCTATAGTTGATCTGATCGAGCATTCAATCAGGGACTCTGAAAACGGAGCTTTTTGTTATTCAAGGTCTCGGTTGCCCGGATCTGCAACTTACCCGGTCAGACTGACCAATCCAGTGTCACGGTTCATGCAGGTGCGTTCTTTGCAGTACCTGTGTCGTTTTGTTATACGTCAGTATACCAGAATAGACTTAATTCAGAAACTGCCTTTGCCAAACAAAATGAAGGATTACTTACAGGAGAAGCACTACTGA